The DNA segment GTGGTTGATGAAATAACTAAACAGTTATACATGGCATGCTATGTTACAatactagtttttaacagtaaaaatgaatggaatttttaataTAACGATCAATTTACACTTTGATATAgcatatagggactaatttaatcatttttgagTAGAAAGGAAAAATGTAATCTAATTTCTAATACAAGGGATTCTATGATTCTTTTACCTTAACATGTTAGCCGTCAAAATCTGAATCAAACTTTTCgatttaaaaataatagttttatattaatatttataatttgttataatttaatttaaataaaatatacttttgattattttatttgaaaacatTATGTTCAAGATTTTATATGCTGTTCTAATTTTAAACTTGTTAATATGAAGAGGAAGTTGTGGTAGTTTATGATGGTACACTCGAGGGATGAAGGGTTATAAGGATGATATATTTTCAATGTTCTTTAATAAACTATCAATACCTACCGGCGTCGTATCTAGTAATCAATCTCTTCTTACCATTTTAATAATTAAGGTGTAACCCATTTGAAATTATTTCTCTTACTAATAAACAACCTTCAAATTTTACGTCTAAAATTTAGCTTATAAGTAGCATTGAGATTGAAAGAGATCTAGTTCTAACCAACAAGCACACACAAACGATTAATTTAAGTTAAATCACATGGCCACATAACATAGAATGCATATATGCGTCATACCCACCTATAATGCTCACCACAAATATTAAAGTCGATTAAACAATTATAgatttaacaattttaattaatttgaggAAGTGAATACATGTTATAAGTCCAACAAACttgaatatttgtaattaaatcaaaagacatgaaaaatactaaaaatcaaataaatgatTAAGAACAATAAGATCTCATGAATTTTGTAGgatcaaacttcaaaatttctttaaCTATAAAAAAGGGTTAAAAAATCCATAGAATAAGAAAAAAACTCAAAAGCAATAAGTTTGAAATAAGCCATAGATTCAACGGATGAAAAGTTTTCTAACCTTCTCAAAATATCTTATTTATAAGTCTGTTTGAACTAAATTAGGGCTACAATACTTATTTAGACTttaaacaagaacaaaaataGCCTTGAACTTAGAAGTCAAAATGACGAAGAAATTCCATGTCACGCAAGCTTGGCACTATGGCTTGGCAACACGACACTGGGGCTCATAGGTTTGTCACACTAGGGAACACGGGGGCATCGCATTGGGGCAATGCATCTGGGTTGGGGCATGAGTGTCAACATACTAAGTTACTAGGGcgttgttgggaagaaaccgaacaaccgaaacaaagcgaaagcacaaccggtgttctctCTCCCcctataactcctgtcaaaaattatggcaagcacaatagtaCAAGATATGTTATCTAGCagccttaatcaaccacaaatcaactaatgcaaccacaacaaaaataaatagagacaccagtatttttacgtggaaaacccctctaaattaagggtaaaaaccacgggactttagagtccgatcaaGAGCTCTAttatcatcaaatgttcgactacaagatcacaatatcaagcttacaacaagcattcaactccaacaaggctaacaatatgtaatctttagcaaaagagagaaaaatgagagaatatCACCAAAAACGCAGCTGGTGAAAAACGGGTATTTCTGACGCTACAAGACTCgtatgaaaaatccgaccgtacaaagtcaagaacaccttatcgcctagctgctgtccaaaaatcagctcaatcgaaccacggatggaccttcgatcgaagagttgatcactgctgcaccaaacttgaaaaaattgatttttctcttctctctttttctccaacGAGCTTCAATCTCATTCTCTTTCTCTAGATGAAATtgagaattttttttctcaataaaaatgctgcccactcccacgttaaaaggccaaaaaattagcttttgacaaaaccaaaaaaaaaggcaaaacattgtggcagaaaatatgggtttctcacatagtgggacccatacccaataGGCGTGAGGTGTTTTGAGCCGCAACCCACTCGTCCTTCTTTGGCCCTCTTTGTAATTGCTTGGTCTTGCGCTTAATAATTTTGATCTTGCATCCCAAGCTTGTATGCATTGAATTAAAGTCacgaaaatactaaaatatttatttattactaattaatataaaatcaaagcaaaactaaataaaaatgttaatgtATGAAAATGTAACACTAaatatgtaatacccctacccgtattcattgccgaaatagggtacgaggcattaccggagtttacaaattaattttttttatattcaatatagcccttttataaatatctaaccttccctgtaatattaaatcgagaccaatccacatcaaccaaatcaattcaacatattttcatgatagattcatgcatttatataagataacatcatcacatatctataaccaggtttgttaaccatactaatggctaactttacattcatttcacgttaacatttactttgttagcttatacatgccattgatttccaaaataaagtttctttatataccgaaatcctgaggttgacaatgtgatgtgtctccgaccaaatccgacctccgagctcttaacactacaaaacagggaaaaaggaaacggggtaagcactttgtgcttagtaagctcatgtaacaagaattatacttacctaatattttcaatacaatacaataaacatccatatatccattcaatgcattattaccctaatatgtgcaaattcaacattcaagttagtacaataatttccatgtaccaataatatatactatgattgatgagctcgtcaataccatgattttcatttccttgttatttttccatatttatcccgttgaatttcttggaattttcgatggattttcagaggtacacttttagtgtacaatttcgggtctgtcaattcatattcatgtgcgcacatatccatttcagagagcacactcccgcgaacctcaaccttgcagcgggattaccagtccaggctaaatcccctgcaacgacaattactctaatgagcttggatctgaattaccagtccaggctaaattcagaccttaattcggattacccgtccgggctaaatccattttacacatattcttcgggagggctatatcaggataggatcacccgtccgggctagatcctttttaccgtcaattccttttcagaaatccatcgaatttttctttcattcaaacgggatttcttcacattttatcaaatatatcaatgtttcattaattttcatataatgaacactcaaatcatattcacatcaataacatacaatctcaagcatttcagaatataattcaagttacacgaacttaccttgatacttgtttgtaaacagtaaaaatctactaatcccgaactttttcctttcctcgatctagcttcgtatttgaatcttctggatttggtgcaaaaattatgaaataccagcttagagaaccctcctatggcgtttttagctgctggaatgaagagaaatgaagtgaaatctagatatttcctatttagtcctaattttatttagttaattttgcaatattccaattttacccttaatttatcaatttttctgctgatttcatacccttgcagtccagcccaaataacttttgggtctaattgccttttaagtcctttctcattagactcttaagctatttaatcactctagcaacttttacacctattacaatttagtccttttcatttaattgatacccaaacattaaaatttcctaacgaaattttaataccacattaataacatttcataaatatttataaaattattttcgactcggttttaagagatagaggtcccgataccttattttacccaatttcttcaataatttctttttctaactaatcactaaatcgataaaattttcctatcaatattttcatacgattttcctatcatatcaattttcaagaaaaaatattgaaataaatttctctttaaatcggatctatggttacgaaaccattgttccgataaccttgaatttaggccattacaaaatatacaaatGAAGCTAAGATATGATATTTTACTTGAAGATCGATAAAAAATAAAGCAATAAAGGCCTAAAATACATGAATTATGAGCACTTATCAATGACCGGAATATGGGTACTCAAAAAGGATTAGATCAAGAGGGACAAGAGTGAGTTTAGAGTATTAAAGTAGAGAAAATGTCTTGGCCTTCTATCATGGTGTTTGTAGGATTTAAAGGGAACGTTCACAAGGCATTATGTGTTGCTCGTGTATCAATTCCGAACCCTCTTGGATTTAATAGACCTACTAATATCTTGTCATTATAAGGaaaatgatatatgtgatgtgTGAGTGGCAAATAATATATACTTTATCCATGTGAGGAGCATGGTCCCAATATATGGGATTGTGAGTCCTTGGGCTCACAAGATGATTCTTCTTAATTAATGACATTGACTTATGAAATCTCAAAGACACGAGACGAACTTGCGAGGTATTggtataacaaaatatatatatgaaaaagtgATCGCGATTTGTCCCTATTGATGAGACACATGATTGAACAAGCTAATTAAACTAATTTGATTGAGAACCAATTTCGAAAAATTGAAGAAACATTGAATGAGTTATAAAAcaacatatttaaattaatttaaaatattaattttaattttataaaatttttaattatatttgaatatttatatattttttaaaaaccttaatttaattttaaactgaTTAAACCAAAAAATTCATCCTTCTTCAATGTATCCCACAGCCTGTAACCATTACCACTAGTGTTAATCATGAGGTAATGCCTTGgtttccaaaacatacaaattatcATTTAGTATAAAGTGAACAACTGgtattattgttaaataattcCAAATTTTTAGCCATCATTTTTCTCCATTCTAATTATTTACCTTCCTTCCTTAAATTATGAACACAAAAAACAATTTATCTGATTGCATTCAAGTGCCTCCAGATTCTATAAATTTCATggttacatttaaaaaaaaaagttaaaagtgataaatatatataatgataatttCAGTccttaatgtttatttattttgtcaatttagttgtatttttgtaattttgatatttaaccttcaaattttagttaatttgtttttttttgatgaaaattttgacaaaattgttaaattttagcGGTACTATTGTGTCAACTTGCATGATAATTCACATGTACTTTATTGTAAATAtggatattttaaaaaaaaatatttaatttttgaattttaataatttttatgaaatagacATGGATTTCTGGATGAACTGCCATGTTAGtgatgttaaaattttaacaattcaatcaatttttttatcccagaaaaataaaatactaaaatttaaaggttaaatgttaaagtaataaaaaataaggctaaaacaattaaaaaagaataaacattagagactaaattgatcaTTATACCTAAAAAAACTTTTAATAtttgactaaatttcaaataagcCCTGATCCTTAATTTAGATTTAAGTAAATCCTTCATCATAAATTAACCATTCCCTTGAAATAAAGATATACTTGGGtacaaattaaagataaaaataaattaattttttaggtgtataaaatatataaaatttatttaaataaaatactatttttttattattttttaaatttactcaattatgATGTATTTATTTACAAACATGTTATATCCTTTCTTTATATTACATCGTCATGTCATTGATATAATCTTATATGTGACAAAACCTAAGTCTCATAGCCTCATCATGGAACAACATGCTTTGCTAAAACATCATGTAACAACCAAGCAGACCCACATAATCCGCAAAAAATATATTGGAAAAGGTCCGTAACGACATTTGTCAATCCATCACTTTCAGGTTGACTCTAATAGTACTTTACATATGTTACCCCTAACATGTCATTTTTGGAGTGCGAAATGAATGGTTGAGACCTACACTCAACCGCTTCCCTTTTTTAAGTATCCCCGTAGCATCGGGGTAATGTAGAGGTCAGTCATATAATGTACAATATGCAAGAACTTAACTCCAAAACTCGCTTAAACCACTAGTTTAGTGGAAAGACCATTCACAGTTCACGTTAAGGATTGCCCTTACTCCAATGGCTCTTCGCACCCTTCATGGTGGATCCATCTCGTTATACAATCAAATATCTTATATAAATTTTAGGGTCATGACAAAAAAGgatcaaaattttgaatatttataaaaataattttaaagtgatCCCAATTTTTTGATTAATTCCACCAAACATCCTTAAACTATGGGCTAgattttaaattggtccttaGAGTTTGAAACACTATAATCGAGTCCTCAAAGTATTAACATTCTATCAACCAAGTCATTCTGTTAGCTTAATAGTTAGTTTAAAACATTTTTAGAATATCAGATCAAATTGTAAACATGTGTGTACCTATTATATAGACAACTTCGATAATATGTGTTAAATAAACAGATAATGTCATCGAAAATTAGGAGGACTACTATTTTTGGCACGACAAATTCAAACTGTTCATGTGATAGATACACATGAGTTTATAAATTGATGTTTTATGCCAAATTTAAGTTGACATTTAATACTTAAACTAATATCAAGATTGATAAAAACACTTAATTAACGTGATATCGATactttaaaaatacaataaaaacaaaTTGAAGTTTAAAgatgaatttagaatttaaatcaCAATTCAAAGACTTTTGTAAGGTTAAATTTTGTAGAAGTTGTGAATTtaatccattcactttaatttgcTTATtcttagtctttgtacttttcaaaattaaaaaattcagtcATCACTAAACGAAAactgttaaattaattaagttcagtTCTGCTATTTCTAGAATTTGATGtgccaaacatattatcatatgtgttaTGCCatgtgttaaatatgactcctatttttagtcaaatttgaaaaataatctttcagttaaactctgtttacttgtttcaatcaaacactgattagtttagattattttattattatttgatctatgaatttagcctataaataggctcttttacaaccttaaaaaaagacaccattagagattagaactcataacacatttagagaattttgtgtttacgttttgagggttctttgttttcgggttttcgggatTTAGTCTTAATTtccatcttttatactcttcattcttttgccattatagtgaaattatctttgcccatagttttttatcctttttggaggggtttttttactttaaatttgtgtgtctaatttctcaatttattccgctattttcttGTTCATTGCTTAATTGGGTCGAATTCCTAACACCATGTCAACTTATTAACTCCATATATTACTCACTAAACATCCAGTTAATGGTTTACAACTGTCATTTGcattaagattgaaattttaaaattcaaaatgtatagggactttgaatTATTCGAATGAAGAATATGGACCAAATCTATAATTGTACGCACAGTATATGACTAGTAATTGAAATTAACCAAACAAATCTAACTGTTATCATTTAAGTCAGGACTAAACTTCAAAGTAGAAAGGACTAAAAGTGACCAATCCAAAAAgtttaaaaactaaaactaatcaaattaaaatataaagactaaatccaTAAATTTCTTAAAGTAaaggactaataacaaaatttaatccTCCTGTAAAGTtatttaagaagaaaaaaaaaaccttggtcCCAAATATAATTACAAAGTACCATGATGTCTTTTTATTTAGGACTAGTCTCAAGGTAATGTCTAGTTGTAAAGTAACAGCGACAACACTGTTCATTATTTAAAGATGTTTATAAATCTGatcatatttgaattaaatttttactaatatattttatatttgtttacatTTAATTAGAATCGAAATATGGTTAATATTTTAGgtaaattaaatcatatttattaatgattaacttaaatttattagatattaaatattttttcatttattagaattttaaatatataaatatttaattttatataatataatttaaaaaatatatgtataaaatttaaaatattacatagCATCGGTTTTGAATGTTAAAGTTTAAACCTATACATATTTTAAACAAGTTTTTTTACCTAAACTTATTTTAAAGGTATTGTGCTCTTATCTAAATCCTCCCGTATTTTATGTAAAACTTCGAGATTAAACTAAAAGCCTGATTCTTAAACAGATCCGCTTCATATATTTAAATTGTATAACTTTTAATAGAACTGATTGAAGTGACGAACtaataatttgattaattcgattctaaaaatattaataatatattaaaatccCATTAAATctgaaattgagataaattaaGACTCAAACCTGAAATCTTGAAAATTATTGTATTAAcgttttctttctttaattattatttttctcggTCTTAAAATCCATCTTTTTCTCTGCCTTTCTCACAGTCACCCTTGAGACCCGTTCTATccatctttctctcttttctctttcactttatttatttctccatatatttatttaatccatcccccccttttttttattcaaatctttcttatttttttcccCATTTAATATAAtctcttaattcaatcattttttaattaagaaCTGCTAAAGATGACGACTATGAAGAAGAACATGTTTCCTCCTGGTTTAGTTAACAATCTTCAAGACGTTCTTAGCAAAAAAGGAGCaaacaaaaatgaacaaaaaaaacaaaaggatGATGATTCAACTGAAACATCTACTTCTTCTTCAACTGCTGGTAATGAAAACGACAGCTCTAAGCCTGTCGTTTTGGTTACTAATAGTGAAGGGGTTGATTCACTTGGCCTTATTTATCTCGTTCAAGCTTTGGTTGGTTTGGGACTCTACAATGTCAATGTCTGCGCACCTCATTCGTGGGTCACTTGAAATTTTCTCTGATTTTTCTTATCTCTTGTTTGTTTTCTCAGAATTTCTGCATTTCCTCGTCTGGGTCATCTCCAATTTTTGATAgcttttatgttttgtttttcatTCATAATGAGTTCTCTTCTACTCCTTTGTTttgtttaatcattaatttcgataTGTTGTTTAAGATAATTGATTTTCTAATTAAACTGGCTACACTGCATTTGATAATTTACTCTGATTTACTTGTTTATTATTACTGATTTTCTCTGTTTTTCTTATCTCTTGTTTGTTTCCTCGGAATTTCTGTATTTTCTCGTTGGGTCATCTccaatatttgatatattttatgtttttcttttcattGGCTTATTCTgctcctttgtttttttttaaatcattaattTGGATATGTTGTTTAAGATTActgaattttctaattaaattggCTACATTGCATTTGATAATTTACtctgatttatttgtttatgattACTGATTTTCTCTGTTTTTCTTATCTCTTGTTTGTTTCCTCGGAATTTCTGCATTTTCTCGTTGGGTCATCTCcaatatttgatatatttgatattgTTTTCATTGGCTATATTCTGctcctttggttttttttttaaatcattaattTGGACATGTTGTTTAAGATTATTGAATTTTCTAATTAAACTAGCTATATTGCGTGTGATAATTTGCCCTGATTTATAAGTTTATGAATGGATTGCTACAGGGACAAATCGGCTTCAGGTCATTCCTTGACTGTCCTAGAAACAATTACAGTTACTCAGGCCGAAATCGAAGGTGCCACCGCATACGAAGTCACAGGTTTGATCGTGTTTCGGATTTATGTTATTCgattttttgatcaattttaagcATGCTAGCTTTCATTAATAGGAATGTGAAACTGTCATTGTAATAAGCCAAATTTAGTGTCTTAGAACCACTATTTGTATGATGAAATTCGGCTTTACTGATGAATTTTCCGGACTGTTTCCGGTACCCTTTTTTTCGAAAACGAATGATATGAAGCTTGTTAAAATCGATATTGATTTGAGACTTCGAGTTAACTTTGATAGTAATAGGTTTCGATGATGGTTATCGATGAAAATCGGCTCTAAGTTTGAGTTATCTGCTTTCAGGGACTACCGTAGATTGTGTCTCCTTAGCATTATCCGGGGCACTGTTCTCGTGGACAAAGCCTCTGCTGGTTAGGCTCTCATCCTGTTATCGATGAATTGGAAAATAGTTTCGTTTTCAAAGCATTTATCAACTTCTATGTTTGATGTAATTTCCAGGTAATTAGCGGAATTAACCGAGGATCAAGCTGTGGTCATCACATGTAAGTCTTTGAAAACGCTTGCATGATAAATACTAATTGAATTTCGCTTTGATTTTAACCGGTGAGACTACCACCCTCCCGTAATAGAGCTCCACACGGCTTTACACACATGTTCTCGTTGTTTTATCCAATTAGTTAACCATCAATAATCTTTTGTTTGTTTGCCAAGTAATTTGTAACGTGTAATATTCCAGGTTTCACTCTGGTGTCATTGCCGGAGCTAGGGAAGCATTAATTAGTGGTGTACCATCTTTGTCAATATCATTGAACTGGTGACTTACGAACCTGTTTATGCGGATTTAGTTTTGACTGTTTTCGTTTCACTTTAGTGttcattttaattttgggtaatggACTGCAGGAAGAGGGAAGAAAGCCAAGAAAGTGATTTTAAGGATGCGGTTGCAGTTTCTTTACCTTTGATAAATGCAGCCCTCAGAGATATTGAAAAGGGTGTTTTCCCTAAAAGTTGCTTTCTAAGTATAGAAATTCCTACTTCTCCGAAGGCAAACAAGGTTCGGATTtcttattttatacataaatagAATATGATATTTGTATGTTTATCGTGTTTAAAATGTGTATAATAGCAgtttttgtctttaaattttcgTAATAATCTAATGATGAATATCCGGGAACAATTGCTTCCTTGGCATACCGTCCTCAAATCTTTGTTTCTATTGACGAGAAAGTATAAGGAAATTTCAGACTTTCGGGTCATGGTCCTCATTGATGAATTAGAAGCAACGTTGTTTGAATTGGACCAGACTGGCTGGTCAGACTGGTTGGATTGGGAACTGGCCAGTGGCCAGGGTATCAGATAGCGGCTTTGAACCATTTAGACCAGGAACCGGTATAGATGCGTTGAACTGggttttttaatctttttttttgaatttttaataactttttagtTGGATTGGTGACTTGACCGGTTCGACTACTGATTCGGTTTAAAAAACATTGATTAGAAGCTTTCTTGAGTGGCTgaatttgtttttgaaaatcaAATCCGACTTTGGAAAGGGAGCTTCATTGAACATGGGAAAGCTTTATATCACCCTGGTTCCTGGGCTTCCTCATCATAGCTGGATGTTCTATAGAAAAAGCAGATTCGGACAGTCCAAGATCCAAACATGATATATGCGGTGTCCAATTACACTTTTATGTGTAGGCGATGCTACAAAATCCTCCTAGAATGCTTGAAGTTTTAAATCCGCCGATATTACACGC comes from the Gossypium hirsutum isolate 1008001.06 chromosome A06, Gossypium_hirsutum_v2.1, whole genome shotgun sequence genome and includes:
- the LOC107933625 gene encoding 5'-nucleotidase SurE, which translates into the protein MTTMKKNMFPPGLVNNLQDVLSKKGANKNEQKKQKDDDSTETSTSSSTAGNENDSSKPVVLVTNSEGVDSLGLIYLVQALVGLGLYNVNVCAPHSDKSASGHSLTVLETITVTQAEIEGATAYEVTGTTVDCVSLALSGALFSWTKPLLVISGINRGSSCGHHMFHSGVIAGAREALISGVPSLSISLNWKREESQESDFKDAVAVSLPLINAALRDIEKGVFPKSCFLSIEIPTSPKANKGFKLTKQSMWRSTPCWQAVPANRNPSAPHFMGNQQSLGLQLAQLGRDASAAGAARRGTTPRNNEEVESIGAAKSDNKAKKYFRLEFLDKETEATDDELDFKALGNGFIAVTPVSVSLQLESDVQTAASSWISGVLSGGAEQ